A stretch of Lactuca sativa cultivar Salinas chromosome 6, Lsat_Salinas_v11, whole genome shotgun sequence DNA encodes these proteins:
- the LOC128126883 gene encoding uncharacterized protein LOC128126883, which translates to MNLMNDIGDEGDDGVVDIHEKIHLDFWNESENKIRVGMLFENKDQVKKAVRLWSIKQNREFKVCESKSSFWIAKCKTLGGEEGSSNTDPYTPQCAWRKAIENIYGTWESNFAELPKYISTLQTSNPNTVVKWFHNPNGSSHVATFKYIFWAFGPAINAFHLCRPVISIDACHLRGSYKGKMLIAVTKDANNNILPVSYAIVDEETTHSWSWFLYQFRHFVAQDRQLCVISDRHQGIIHAMANLEEWEEPLGYHRFCLRHIRSNLMKKYKNVRLKSFCWDTGSTTQKRKFVKYKKQIKAINLEAWQKLSDAAMNCNTPLPSRMWRLFRKRDTSAQSHTLTEFNYNEGVYRIVTKLRINENGGNTHTISYYQHTCTRGKWQMKRFPCSHALAVCRFRGDNPFSIINHVYTTVTYKQ; encoded by the exons ATGAACCTTATGAACGATATTGGAGACGAAGGCGACGATGGCGTAGTTGATATCCATGAAAAAATTCATTTAGATTTTTGGAATGAATCTGAAAACAAAATAAGGGTAGGAATGTTGTTTGAAAATAAGGATCAGGTAAAAAAGGCAGTAAGACTTTGGTCGATCAAGCAAAATAGAGAGTTTAAGGTTTGTGAAAGTAAAAGTAGTTTTTGGATAGCAAAGTGTAAAACTCTTGGCGGTGAAGAAGGAAGTTCTAATACTGACCCATATACACCACAGTGTGCATG GAGAAAAGCCATAGAGAACATTTATGGAACTTGGGAAAGTAACTTTGCAGAGTTACCCAAGTACATTTCAACTTTGCAAACTTCAAATCCTAATACCGTCGTGAAATGGTTTCATAATCCAAATGGCTCATCACATGTGGCAACATTTAAGTATATTTTTTGGGCTTTTGGACCTGCAATTAATGCATTTCATCTATGTCGACCTGTTATTTCCATTGATGCTTGTCATTTGAGAGGTTCGTACAAGGGTAAAATGCTTATTGCTGTTACAAAAGATGCCAACAATAATATATTACCAGTTTCTTATGCCATTGTTGATGAGGAAACTACACACAGTTGGAGTTGGTTTTTGTATCAGTTCAGACATTTTGTTGCTCAAGACAGACAATTGTGTGTTATTTCAGACCGACATCAAGGAATAATTCATGCAATGGCAAATCTAGAGGAATGGGAAGAGCCATTGGGATACCATCGATTTTGTCTTCGACACATCAGAAGCAATCTCATGAAAAAGTACAAGAACGTGAGGCTTAAATCATTTTGTTGGGATACTGGAAGCACCACACAAAAAAGAAAGTTTGTGAAGTATAAGAAACAAATCAAAGCAATCAATCTCGAAGCTTGGCA aaaacttagtGATGCTGCAATGAATTGCAATACACCTCTACCATCACGTATGTGGCGTCTCTTTCGTAAACGTGACACTTCTGCACAAAGTCATACTTTAACTGAGTTCAACTATAATGAAGGTGTCTATAGAATTGTCACCAAGTTACGAATAAATGAAAACGGAGGAAATACCCACACTATCAGTTATTATCAACATACATGCACACGTGGTAAGTGGCAGATGAAAAGATTCCCTTGTTCACATGCTCTTGCAGTTTGTCGTTTTAGAGGGGATAACCCTTTTTCCATTATCAATCATGTTTACACAACTGTGACGTACAAGCAATAA
- the LOC111918091 gene encoding AAA-ATPase ASD, mitochondrial produces MMGDMTQLGSLMAAVMFVWAIFRQLFPDEFQRDVRKYVNKVVSYVYPYVEITFHEYQVDTWFERSKAFVSIERYLSTNSSNRAKRLKANVVRDCESVVLSMDDYEEVTDEFRGIKIWWTSSKSIPQQRAFFSYRGDEEKRYYRLTCKREHRDIITKVYLQHVLDEGKAIEVKTRQRKLYTNNKSEKWSGYRRTMWSHIIFEHPSTFDTLAMDPKKKKEILDDLMMFSKSKEYYKKVGKSWKRGYLLYGPPGTGKSSMIAAMANLLEYDIYDLELTSVKDNTDLRKLLIDTSSKSIIVIEDIDCSLDLTGQRKEKKEESKEEEKDPVKKAEEEKDKKNKGSEVTLSGLLNFIDGLWSACGSERLIVFTTNFLEKLDPALIRRGRMDKHIELSYCCFEIFKVLAKNYLDLESHDLFSTISRLLEETKMTPADVAENLMPKSFEENAESCLNKLIQSLENAKEEARLKAVEDARIKAEEEAAKKIEQNGEKLQEIDGKLGDGGGKKADQDTDILQVTNTKENGVINA; encoded by the coding sequence ATGATGGGGGATATGACTCAGTTAGGGTCTTTGATGGCTGCCGTAATGTTCGTTTGGGCAATATTCAGGCAACTATTTCCCGATGAGTTCCAAAGGGATGTCAGAAAATACGTGAACAAAGTGGTTAGCTATGTGTACCCTTATGTCGAAATCACTTTTCATGAATACCAAGTAGACACCTGGTTCGAAAGAAGCAAAGCCTTTGTTTCCATTGAACGTTACCTCAGCACCAACTCCTCCAACAGAGCCAAAAGGCTCAAAGCAAATGTGGTCAGGGACTGTGAATCCGTCGTCCTGAGTATGGACGACTACGAAGAGGTCACAGACGAGTTCAGAGGCATCAAGATCTGGTGGACGTCGAGTAAAAGCATCCCACAACAGCGGGCATTCTTTTCCTATCGAGGTGATGAGGAGAAGCGATATTAtaggctcacatgcaaaagagaGCACCGAGATATCATCACTAAAGTTTACTTGCAGCATGTACTGGATGAAGGAAAGGCGATTGAAGTGAAAACAAGGCAACGAAAGCTCTATACTAACAATAAGAGTGAGAAATGGTCTGGTTACAGGAGGACTATGTGGAGCCACATCATATTTGAGCACCCTTCCACATTCGACACTCTTGCAATGGACCCGAAAAAGAAGAAAGAGATTTTAGATGATCTTATGATGTTCAGCAAGTCGAAGGAGTACTACAAGAAGGTGGGCAAGTCATGGAAACGTGGATATCTTCTTTATGGTCCCCCAGGAACTGGAAAGTCTAGCATGATTGCTGCCATGGCTAACCTTCTAGAATACGACATCTATGATCTTGAATTAACCTCAGTGAAAGATAACACGGACTTGAGGAAGCTACTCATCGACACATCAAGCAAGTCTATAATTGTGATTGAGGACATCGATTGTTCACTTGATTTAACTGGTCAGCGAAAGGAGAAAAAAGAAGAGAGTAAAGAGGAGGAGAAGGATCCAGTTAAGAAGGCCGAGGAGGAAAAGGATAAAAAGAATAAGGGAAGTGAAGTTACTTTATCTGGGCTTCTGAACTTCATTGATGGGCTATGGTCGGCTTGTGGGAGTGAGAGGCTAATCGTGTTCACAACAAACTTTCTTGAAAAGCTTGACCCTGCTCTGATTAGGAGAGGAAGGATGGATAAGCATATCGAGCTTTCCTATTGTTGTTTCGAAATATTCAAGGTGCTTGCAAAGAACTATTTGGATCTTGAATCACACGACTTGTTTTCAACCATCAGTCGACTCTTGGAGGAGACTAAGATGACTCCAGCTGATGTTGCCGAAAATTTGATGCCAAAGTCTTTTGAAGAGAATGCTGAGAGTTGTTTGAACAAGTTGATCCAATCTCTGGAGAATGCAAAAGAAGAAGCAAGGCTGAAAGCTGTGGAGGATGCCAGGATCAAAGCTGAGGAAGAAGCAGCTAAGAAGATAGAACAAAATGGTGAGAAGTTACAAGAGATTGATGGAAAATTAGGGGATGGCGGGGGAAAGAAGGCTGACCAGGATACCGACATTCTACAAGTCACCAACACAAAAGAAAACGGTGTCATCAACGCATAG
- the LOC111918132 gene encoding uncharacterized mitochondrial protein AtMg00810-like: MAFVTNGDAYSDPSHYRSLVGAFQYLTITRPHISFAINQVSQFLQAPTISHYEAVTRLLRYVKGTISLGLCFSKLAYTTLVCYSDADWACYLDTRCSTYGYSIFLGREKERNREKKEILLVENGVLSRSRLNDACHNEKKREGEAVFPPLPRRQANAMYVF; the protein is encoded by the exons ATGGCATTTGTTACCAATGGTGATGCTTACTCGGATCCCTCGCATTATCGGTCCCTTGTTGGTGCTTTTCAATATTTGACGATCACTCGTCCTCATATTTCATTTGCAATCAATCAAGTTAGCCAATTCCTTCAAGCTCCAACTATTTCGCATTATGAAGCAGTTACCCGACTTTTGCGATATGTCAAGGGTACGATTTCTTTGGGACTCTGCTTTTCAAAATTGGCATATACCACTCTTGTATGCTACTCTGATGCTGATTGGGCTTGTTACCTCGACACCCGTTGTTCCACTTATGGTTACTCGATATTCCTCGGGAG agagaaagagagaaatagAGAAAAGAAAGAAATCTTATTGGTGGAAAATGGCGTTTTGTCTCGTTCTCGTCTCAATGATGCATGTCACAACGAGAAGAAACGAGAAGGGGAGGCGGTGTTCCCCCCGTTACCACGCCGTCAAG ctAATGCAATGTATGTGTTTTGA